The sequence tttttttttttttaccccttttATTCTTCCCTCTCTGCATGATCAATCTTTCCTCCACGTTTTCAATCAATTTACAATGTTTATTAAAGATATTAATATTCGCTTTTAACAGAAAAAATCTTCCCCGAACTCACTGCATCATGTATTTTCACAGAGACTGAAATGCCTATAATGTCTGTAAAAATGTATGGGGGGGGCGCACATGAGCAAAGTAGCTCATGATTTATGGCACCTGGGGCCAAGATGTCAGTTTCACCTCTGAAAAGTCTAATTTTAACTGATAATTGAGACTCTTACACAAAACCAAACATCCATTTCCTGGTCGATCGTCTTGTCTACAGTAGTTTTTCCGcattgcgggtcacgggagttgctgccGATCCCAGCATGCAGGAGGGGAACACTTTATAATAACTGAACTTTGGAAATATTCTGACTTTAAATCAAACTATACCGGACAGCGCTTTCTGGTGTTAAACCATAACAGTATCATCTGCAGTggtcttataaaaaaaaaaaaacattttcaggtgTCTGACCCCCTTAAAGTGTCCTTAACTGTAGTGcatgataaattattttatgaatgaTCATTATTATAAACCATAATGTCTTATTAAAAGAGTTTCTTACTCTATGATGCATAAAAACTATGAATAAAGCTTTCTAaggcatttaaaatatttaatttcaagtCCAAGTAAAATTGATGTTCATGCAAACGAATGTTAATAAATGATAAAAGTTCATTTACTTTAATCCGCTTGTTTATTTCAGCCTATACGTGGCACTTAATTTAAAATGTCGCAACACCAACAAAGTGGCGGTCGGTAGCCAACAGTAGGCTTCTGCTTACGTTACTTTATAAAGTAACGCAGTTTATAGATTGCTCAGGCGTTAATGGAGTTGTACTTGATGAGAGATAAATACTTGCAATATTTCATGCAATTGGGGAAAACATCGCGCATGAACGGCCAAGCGAGAACAAACACTGattgtgtgaaagagaaaaaatgtGATGGGGACGGTAATTGAATAACCGGCTGTCCCGCATTTaaggtaaaataataaaaacgggttgtacagttttattattaatatgagaGTATAACTGGGGAAAGACGCACTTAAAGAAAATCATAAATGGTCATAAATGGTTGTTGGAAATATTTTCCATTATGAAACTTGTATGTGATGATGTAGTGTGTTTAGCTGCACAATATGCATCACCGTAATCAAAGGCTATTCTTTTAAATCATGATTGGGTTTGTCTGCCTATAGATAGTGAATAAAAAAGTTTTGGAATTCCGTAATTCAATAAGCATTACTGACGGTAAAATCAAGCGCCTGTGACGCAGCGTATTATCACAGTGTGTCGAAAGgttttagaaaataaatgaattctgTTAAGTAATGAGTGGCATTAAATCCAAATGAAATTTATTTTTAGGGgaacattttgaaaactagATTTAATAACCATTGAAATTTACGTTTTGtaaatttataaatatataaatgtacaatCTATAAATATATGGATGTATATATAACGCCATGCCCACAATGGTTTGAACCAACGGTCCAGTCTCAATGAATGTTAAATGTTACTGAATAAGCTGATTATTCTTGATTAAAACTTGTCCTTTTTTGTGTGCAGCATTGTGTGCGTTGCGGGGTGTTGTCACTCTGTGCCCTGAGTGGACACGTAACGCGCTGCTACACTATTCAGACAACATGGCTGCGTGCGTAAAGACAGAAGAACATTAAACATGCTGGAGCAATAACGGGCAAGTACCTCAGAAAGTCGAGCCAACCGTCTTTGATTATCGACGGATCCAGCTGCAGAGAAAGGAAGTTGTCGTTGAGGACTCTTGTTGCACTGCGTGCGTTGACATCCAAGAGAATGAGCGTCCTCTCCATGAAGCCCGGACGCGTCCCACCGGTTGCATATTTTTGGTGTGCAGTGGAGGAagaaggcgaggaggaggtagagagCACCGACTGCACCACCAGAGAAGCCAAATATGTCAGGCGCAGAAAGGACCGTGGGTAAACGCAAGGTGAGGATTGGGGCATCTTCTTTGCTTTTGAAGAACAGAATGGTCACCGCGCGCGTAATGAAGCTGAAGACtgagaaaagggaaaaaacaatcaataaacTGTTCGAAGTTCGATGGTCGTTCTTTACTTCAGCCTCATCGATCGGGATCTGTCTTCTTGTCCACTTTTCTCGccccctcctctgccccccGCCCTTCTGTGCATTTTCGGAGCTGGTCACAAGAGCGCATGCACGCCCGAACCAACCTTCCCGGTTGTGAGATAatatctggaggaggaggaggagatgaggcaGCAACGCCCCTCCAAGGTTCTCCGAGGTAGGAGTGCAAACTCGGAATCACAGTTGTTATGTGGACTCATTTGGCCAAAAGTGGTTCATAATTAAGAGACGAAGACGAACGTTACATGCAGCATAATTGTCTGTCGGATTAACAATGATGATGAAAAGTCTAACAAAATGAGCAAGTTCCGATGCTGCCTCAAATTTTGTGAGAATGAGAATTTCATATCTGGAATTATTCCTTccaataatttgttttaatgtaaaaacaatGCATGCAACACTCTCATTTGCGCTCAGCGAGGTTTTCTGCAGTATACTCTTCACTTCAGTCAATCCCGCAGATTTAAACTGTAAACCCTGtagaataacccccccccccccccccccccatccctcagTGATGAACTAAAGTGGAATTAAATCTGCATCCTTTATCCAGACCCGCAACAAAATATAAGGAGTCTATTCCATTCCTCCCACCCGCAGTGTCAAAGAAATGTGTTCAGTAGTTTTGACATAATCGTGTTAACACACATGTGtgtgatgcatttaaatgcTACAAGCAAAAGTGTGACCATGCAGTATAATGGAGATGAGGTTACGCGCAAGCCTTTCAAATTTACCGGCACAGTCATTCTGATGGCACAAACCCAAATGCGCTCAGCTTTAATCCTCCTCGCTCGACCAATTGGTGAATTTAACGTTTCAACAGGAAATTATTTTCTGCCCGACAGTGGAAGAATCAAGAACCTGCACATGCAGTTCAAGAGAACAAACGATGGCCTTCAGCTAAACAAGAAAATACGAGCTTGTCAACAGGTTATTTCCCGTTTGTAGAGGCTTCACTTTGTTTTGCCAAACCACTGATCTATTACACATTTAGATAGGACAACAGTCTGGGCCCctttttcaaaaacatgcaaaggcAATTTGGGATTTAAGTTCCTATAAGCATGGGACTCACCTAAACTCTTTGTGACTTTTCTCTCCAGATGTTCTTGGTGGAATGCTGAGCAAAGTGTGCAGGGTTTCTCTAGAACGCAGTTTCATCAGGCGGCCAGTGTAGCGAGAAGTTACTGTTTAAGGTCACTGCTGTCTCACAGATGAGCAAAGAACGACACGAGAATAAAATGTTCCAAAGTAAGTTTAATCTTTTCCTTCCGACCTAATACGCACGAGCACGTGAAACCGCAAAATTACCCGAGGTGTTAACGTTTGAGGTTTTACGCACGAAAGTTCCCATTAAAGGCATTAAAAGAACCCACATGCTGCAAGTTCAGAACGACGCATCTGCAAAGACGATCCTAATTAATTCTTGAACTGACCCTGAAAAGTCAGTTTGTGTTTACGCATGAGCGCCTGATGCGTTTTTTTGGGGTCACATGCAGAGATGAAACCGACGTTGCCAACCGCAGATCTTATTTCAGAGGTCCAACCCAGATTCTAATGCTTCATGTTGTCATCGTGGCTGAGACGGAACTCCTAGTTAACATGTGGCTTCAATAGAGCCACAGTATTTATGTCCAATGGAAAAGTCTGGTTAACGTGTATTTACTTATAGTCGAggagcttttcttcttctttaattaGCCTTTAAATATCAAACCGTGCTTTGAGACATCTGCTGTGCTATTTATAGTATTGGGGATGTTTTTGTAAGAGAAATGAAACGAAACTTTATCCTATATTCGGAAACATCAATATAATTGAATAATATTCGGACATTCCTGTTTGTTGGGATGATTTCTATATTATACAACATTCCTTGTATTCCAACATTTAGAGTTTTAGTGGagaaaatattgaattaaaaaaacgtTTTCATGTTATTTGAAGCTCtaatctgaattaaaaaatcaaCATTAGAACAGATCCTCACATTTGGTTAACAATCAGAATATTTATATTGAATTGCATGAAATATAATATCTCTGGTTTTAAACCCCATAACTTTCTTTTTAGATTTAAACcgaaaatatttaattcaaacGAAAACAATTATACGAACGAAAATCTGTATGAAACACGTTTAGTTGAAAAATTATTCAGTTATCAACACCGATAAACGGAACACGATTGCGTTCAGGATAAACGGGATAAGCTTTCAGCATTAAAGGACACATCTTCACTGTTGATCCCGTTTTTGTTCTACTTTTTTGTCTGGATTATTTAACAGTTTTTTCAGGAAAATATTATTGCCATGAGTTTaccaaataaaaagaaagcactgtgtttatttctaagttcattttgtaaatgtattcaGATATTTGTTGGACGTCCATTCGGCTGCACGAATGCTGTTCAGCAGTTAAAGAAGATGCTGCATAAATGCTTCATGTGAGCTGCGAGTGAATTATAGCAGAACATTTTAGTGTTAAAGGAATATATAGCaactaatatttaaaataaaaaaatccaatactacaaacacacaagagGATTTACAACGTTTGACCGTCTACACGTGTTAAAATCGGATACATTCATAAACACAAATGAACAGCTAAATCCTTGCCTGTTCTCTGAAATCAGATCGCTCTGTTATTGTGTTCAGTCTTTGTTTCCTACCTTGTAACTGGTCATCCAGTCAATCCATGTCTAAAAAGCACAAGTCAAAAGCAGCGAATTGTGCGGTAATATTAACGCAAACAGCCATAATGATAAGAGTCCTCACCGGACTGCACGCATGGTCGTAATAGTGATTTACAGAATTGGAATGTCATCTTATCAACAGtgcattattgtttttataaattaacatttttatatGGTTGTCCAATTTAGACTTTAGACTAGATTCCGAGATATAAAAGATTACAAgttgtatatatttataaagctgcaggaatatttttcttcttaaacAGGTAAAGAGATTACAGCAACCAGTAAAGCCTGTTGATCCCCGGCGGTGACCAAGAAATAAATGCACGCATGAACACGCGTCGTGGATGAAGTCTGAGTCACTGAGACTTCAGTCCACTCAGCGACACTGAAACCAGTGACAgtactgccatctagtggagaACCGATACAGCAGAAAACGCAGAGAGGTcaaatattgaaatgtttttccacCCAAATATTGTTCGTTTCCTTGAACCTTGACAATAAATGATCTACAACACGATGCGTGTGGTCAGACTCTAAATAATCTCCGTTGCGCTTCCTGTCTAATATTTAGTCTATTAATGATTTTCTATAGATGTCGGTGgggtctgtgtgtattttgcgCCCCGTGTCACATTAATCATTCATGATTGGGCATTCCCCCGCATTCTATTTTTAGAATGTTGCAGAAAGCAAATAAGACAGGCCTACGTCATTGTTGTCATGAGTACTTAAggtttctgctctctctctctctctctctctccccatcttcTTCCTCATGGATATGGTCCATCAATCTCGTCGCATCACGTGACCCAAATTCTCCCACGTCTTTCGGCGGTTCATTCAGCACGATGGCTGCGGATGCTGCGGATGCTCCCCGCTGCATCCTGCATCCGCGCCggttccctctcctcctcctcctcgccgccgccctctcctctctgccgaCCCCGACGACGGCAGCGCTGCTCGGCGTCCGACCAGAGGACACCCAGAGCGGCGACCTGTCCGTGCAGGACGGGATTCTGAGAGCGACCGAGGGGACTCGCTTCGTCCTGAGGGTTTATTACCCCGCATCGCGATCGATGGACAGCGTGAACGTCAGCGGCAGACCCGGCGGCGCGCCTGCCGCTCCGTGGATCGCGTTTCTGGAGGAACCAGGCGGGGAGAGCCGGGACGGGGAAAAGCGGCTTCAGTCCGGCGGCAATTCGTGCGAAGAGGAGAGTGCCCGCAGTTCCGACGTGGAGCTGCTGGGTTCTTACAGATCCACCTCCAGTCAGAATTCAGTTTTGATGGAACTATTCGCCAAAGATCTCCGCAGAGGCGAGGCGATGAAATATTACTCCATGTGCGTCTTCGATGGCGTGAAGTGGGAGCATTTCAGCACCAGAGACTTCTGGCTGGCGGTGGTGGAGAGACCTCCAGGGGCGGACGTTTGGCTCCAGGCGGGCGTGTCGGTGCTCTTGCTGGGGCTGTCTGCGCTCTGCAGCGGCTTGAACATCAGCATGCTGGCGCTGGACCCCGTGGAGCTGCGCGTCCTGCAAAACAGCGGCACGGAAAAGGAGCAGAAATACGCGCGAAAAATCGAGTCAGTGCGTAAACATGGAAACTACATACTATGTACTGTGGTGCTGGGCAACGTGCTCACAAATACATGTTTCGTTGTGTGGATGTGTCAGATTTTAGGAATGACTGCCCTGTCCACCGCCTCGTGTGCCATGGGGATATTCTTTATTGGCGAAATTTTACCTCACTCTGTAGCGTCCCGGCACAGCCTCGCAATCGCCTCCAAGACCCTCTGTGCGACCCGTCTGCTGATGCTAGTGTTTTTTCCCATCGCCTACCCGGTCTCCAAGATCCTGGACATCCTGCTTCGCCAAGAGATCAGCAACTTCTACACCAGAGAGAAGCTCGTGGCCATGCTGCGCGTCACGGACCCCTACCACGACTTGGTCAAAGAGGAGCTCAATATCATCCAAGGAGCCCTGGAGTTGAGGACCAAGACCGTGGAGGACGTGCTGACCCCGCTGTCAGACTGCTACATGCTGTCCTCAGACGCCACGCTGGACTTTTGTACCATGTCAGACGTGATGCAGAGCGGGTTCACCCGGATCCCGGTCTACGAGAATGAGCGAGCCAGCATCGTGGACATCCTGTTTGTCAAAGACTTGGCTTTCGTGGATCCAGACGATTGCACCCCTCTGAAAACAATCACTCAGTTTTACAAGCGTCCAATGCACTGCGTGTTCAACGACACCAAGCTGGATGTGATGCTGGAGGAATTTAAGAGAGGTAACATGTGACTTAAGTATACAGCTACCAAATGAAAAACGAGCGTGGAATGTTTGTGGCGCCATATGTGTGTCCGGGCAGTCTGGAGGGTTGCCTCCTACAGCAGCTAAATGTGTTTCAGTGTATGCATCAGGCCTTTGCCTCACAGTGGGTGCACCAGTAAAGCCCCAGGACCCCCAGACCCGCCAGACACATGTGGAAACTGATATAGTGTCACAGTTAGTGGTGCAGCCAGAGGTTAAAGGCCATGCATGGACCCAAATGGGGTTATTTTTAATAATCTATGTACTAAAACTCACTTTCAAAATGGAACTTTTTCCACCTCCTTGCTTGTTCTACTTGTATATATCAATTAATATCTGCAATTCAATGTCCTGTTAACAAACAGAATTTGCAGAAGTGGAGACATCTGGCTTcactggaggagcagaaggtcCAGATCTGTGCCTGTTCCCATAATATGTGATATTTATCCAGGTGGAGGTTCAGGTGAAGTTCGCTTTTGGATAGTTTCCGTTCACTTAATTGTCAGCCCGTGGTGCCTTTTAAGCTCTTGCTCTCTGTAAGGTCATCGCCACGCAAagcctgcagagcagccatgAAAAATTCAGCTGCAACCTTTCCCTGCTCTTTCGCCTCCTTCCGACTTTGCTCTCATGGATTAAGAGCTCCTGCTGTTCAGGAAGCCTGTCTGGAAGCTGTCAGCGTCTCTCGCTGAGATGGATGAGGGGCTGGGGTGAGGTGTCACCAATAATGTCAGAAGTGAAATTGAGACTGCAGATATTGGAAAAATGAGCCAAAAAGAAACATCTTTGACATTTCATGGAGTTACGCTTTGATGACAGAAAGATCTAAAGGGCTAAATAAACCATGAtgtaaaattttaatttattaggATGCTATTGGGTTGTTTTTACATGAAAGATGTTGAAGAAATTGTTCGTCCTATACATGTGggcagtagaagaagaagaaaaaatcataaagtaatgtacaagtacaaaaacaaaatcattacaAATAGAAttcgatttttttttgttactttaAACACACGAAACAATGCACAAAATAACCATCACAGTTTCTATAATCTAATCTGTTAAAAGTCTGCCTTCTATAGTACTAACTGTAACGTTTGCAGaaaaagcacacgcacacataatGCACAATCATATGCAGAGATATTATTCATGACCCACAACAGCACATACTGGACTGGAGGAGCCTTGAAACGAGTGGAGCGGAACGATTTGCTAAAGGGACTTCTATGATAGGCCTGGTCTCGCTTCAGGCGTGCACGTCCATGTGTGTGAGTCCACTAAGTCTGTGTCACATGCTGCCAGAGAATTATATAACATACGAATGATGTAATGCGGTGGCCAAAAAGCATCGGCGGCCGATGGCCGAATCCACCTCCGACTCACCTGAGTTCTTCAGACAAGCCGACCTGAGCGCTGAGTGCGACCTGCGAAGGCGGCGGTGGCGGCCCGTCAGTCAATCAGGATTTCTTTCTTGTTGCAGtggattaaaacattttatctctttgacccccccccccccccccccccccacacacacacacacacacacacacacacacactaaatcgGCCcgtctgattcttttttttttaatgaggctGGAGACTATTTATACGTTCCGGTTCTCAAATCTTTGTTCTGGTGACATCACAAATTAGATAACCTATTTTTGACATGGTGCTGTAGTGACCTGTGTCATTGTGTCTGGCAGGCGTTTACGTCTAACCAAACGCTGTCCGTGGGGGCTTCTGGGTCTGCTCGtgtgaaaagtgtgtgtgtgtgtgtgtgtgtgtgtgttcacagcaGCATGTGCGGTTTCGTTGGCAGATGTAGACATCCTGAGACTAATCTCAGTGTGTACTAAGGGTCAAGTCTTCTAACCTGTCAAAGCGactccagaccccccccccccaacatccaCAGTTGGCGCTTGAATGCTGATTTTCTTCTTGACTGCACAGATCCAGTTGGAGGCTGTTGACTCATGGTATTTTTAGCCCGTGCTGTTCTCTCTCCGCCCTTTGCGTGAACACTTTATAACATCAGCCCGCTACCCTTGCTCTTTTCTGGTGAATGCAGGCAAGTCTCACCTGGCTGTGGTGCAGAGGGTGAACAGCGAGGGGGAGGGAGACCCGTTCTATGAAGTGATGGGCATCGTCACCTTGGAGGATGTCATAGAGGAGATCATCAAGTCTGAGATTGTGGATGAGACAGACCTGTATAGTACGTACGCTATAGAATCACACTAATAATGACTGTCTCTGTATGACTGACTCTATGAATGCATGCAGCTGTCGTCTCTGATGGAGTTTGTGCAGCTCCGTGGTCCCCAGCATCGCTGGACAGTACTCGATCCAACATATATTTAAGGGTGTAATAAGTCACATTTAATTGCACATGGTATTTCCCTCTCTTCTACCCTTATTTCCCATTAAACTATTGATCCGACCTTTCTCCAGCTGCTCACAGCTCCCTGCTGCTATGTCATTAcataatgtgaaataaatggccCTCTTATAATCAACATAATCCGCTCATCGTGACTTGGCAGGAAAGGCATTTCATGTCAGTGCTAATCTTTTTGCTAACCAAATTCTACTTATTTGCATGCCAATGTTAGggcagaaatatttttttcttttaatcacAGAACTGAACATAAAAGTTTGGTACAATTTCAATTACACGTGTGATATAATCTGTGTCGAGGATGCGTACGTGTGGGTGTATTAGAGTGCCTTATTGTCTGTGTATGCACATCCACACCAACATAGAGGTGCATTTGCAGTGCATAAATCCATGTATTAATCAGTGTCTTTTTCACACAGCACTGGATTATCTCTTgacacctgcagctgcagataaATGTGCTACAGGAAATGATATCTGTGATTCTGTAATAATTGCATGCATCTCATTAAGCTACAGCACATCAATTAATGAATGTAGTGCATGAAGTCTAAAACATTTTCACATGTGAAACAATGAGTCTGTCAAAATGTAACACCTTATCAAAGAATATTCTAATGTGAAATCTGCCCTGTCCAAGACATTTTTTAATCTGCGTGTATTCGTAGCGGATAATCGAAATAAGAGGCGAGTATCCAACcatgagaggaagctgcaggatTTCTCCATCTTCAAACTGGCAGAAAACGAGCTGAAGGTGAAGATCTCGCCTCAGCTGCTGCTCGCAACGCACCGCTTCTTGGCCACAGGTATCGCCGTAGTAgtgtgtagtactgtgtagtactgtgCGTAGGTCGTCTGTGGGTGGACGCAGTGAACCTTCACATAAACCTAGTTTAAAACGCAGGGACGATGGTGTCCTTTCACTGACTCACCTCGCTGTGTTGTCTGGGTGTCTATATTCATCTATCCCACAGAGGTGGAGCCCTTCAGA comes from Brachionichthys hirsutus isolate HB-005 unplaced genomic scaffold, CSIRO-AGI_Bhir_v1 contig_1436, whole genome shotgun sequence and encodes:
- the LOC137915743 gene encoding metal transporter CNNM1-like; the protein is MAADAADAPRCILHPRRFPLLLLLAAALSSLPTPTTAALLGVRPEDTQSGDLSVQDGILRATEGTRFVLRVYYPASRSMDSVNVSGRPGGAPAAPWIAFLEEPGGESRDGEKRLQSGGNSCEEESARSSDVELLGSYRSTSSQNSVLMELFAKDLRRGEAMKYYSMCVFDGVKWEHFSTRDFWLAVVERPPGADVWLQAGVSVLLLGLSALCSGLNISMLALDPVELRVLQNSGTEKEQKYARKIESVRKHGNYILCTVVLGNVLTNTCFVVWMCQILGMTALSTASCAMGIFFIGEILPHSVASRHSLAIASKTLCATRLLMLVFFPIAYPVSKILDILLRQEISNFYTREKLVAMLRVTDPYHDLVKEELNIIQGALELRTKTVEDVLTPLSDCYMLSSDATLDFCTMSDVMQSGFTRIPVYENERASIVDILFVKDLAFVDPDDCTPLKTITQFYKRPMHCVFNDTKLDVMLEEFKRGKSHLAVVQRVNSEGEGDPFYEVMGIVTLEDVIEEIIKSEIVDETDLYTDNRNKRRVSNHERKLQDFSIFKLAENELKVKISPQLLLATHRFLATEVEPFRPCHLSEKILLRVIKHPSVVQELKFNPRRKLSPQHYLFQRNKPVDYFVLILQGRVEVEIGREALRFENGAFSYYGTPALIPPLPISQRYSSRGSGLNQSDLLLSGGSVGQLAAGGGALYLPDYSVRQLTDLQIIKITRSHYQNAITATRMDISPQTPDPVDPDSKGRPPVPEARSHSIALPLTHAHTRLGLARLAHLHPHGVLRNTSQLNERNRIVRSKSDGQRSPSDTVFLRMDEIPYIHEDRPENYGEEDAPAESQPSTSPFISSVSLSGSEENIGKKLLRKLSNKRRKKSQDGEKSPEEGSEQLPVTS